Proteins from a single region of Deinococcus fonticola:
- a CDS encoding heavy-metal-associated domain-containing protein: protein MTAKPTRVLLGVRGMNKEAGVRVAAALEGMPGVSRAMPDEGQIEVHYDPSSHTIMDLVRTVRGQGFLAGML from the coding sequence ATGACTGCTAAGCCGACTCGTGTGCTGTTGGGTGTTCGTGGAATGAATAAGGAGGCCGGGGTGCGCGTGGCGGCGGCCCTGGAGGGCATGCCGGGCGTCAGCCGGGCCATGCCCGATGAGGGCCAGATCGAGGTTCATTACGATCCGTCGTCGCACACGATCATGGACCTGGTGCGGACGGTGCGCGGGCAGGGCTTCCTGGCCGGAATGCTGTAA
- a CDS encoding DUF1999 domain-containing protein: MEFRFFGEPDYAALQELDLLVQRHLEPHFDALPEREREGRLSTSAAALKFYERSEHSFVADDGTGVQGFILAQSVWQGDRPIVLIRTVAVRPGTDEAVVRGLLHAAVKSAYDTAVYEVHVPVSAALAEAVQEEEAHVLGRYAVVHLGTRALSAPGEKLTKTVRVPGA; this comes from the coding sequence ATGGAATTCCGTTTTTTCGGCGAGCCGGATTACGCTGCCTTGCAGGAGCTGGATTTACTGGTGCAACGCCACCTGGAACCGCATTTCGATGCCTTGCCGGAACGCGAGCGCGAGGGCCGTTTAAGTACGAGTGCTGCTGCCCTGAAGTTTTACGAGCGCAGTGAGCATTCTTTCGTGGCGGACGACGGCACGGGCGTTCAGGGGTTCATTCTGGCTCAGAGTGTGTGGCAGGGGGACAGGCCGATTGTGCTGATCAGAACCGTGGCGGTGCGGCCTGGCACGGACGAGGCGGTGGTGCGCGGCCTGCTGCACGCGGCGGTGAAAAGTGCTTACGACACGGCGGTGTACGAGGTTCATGTGCCCGTGAGTGCGGCCCTGGCGGAGGCGGTGCAGGAGGAGGAAGCGCACGTGCTGGGGCGGTACGCGGTGGTTCACCTGGGCACGCGGGCGCTGTCGGCTCCGGGTGAAAAACTTACGAAAACTGTCAGAGTGCCCGGCGCATAA
- a CDS encoding GNAT family N-acetyltransferase has product MTAPTVTVRPATREDVPAILDIYNHAVIHTTATYDLEPVSLASRLAWFDEKTQSGWPVWVAEKAEEVLGWATYGPFRAKAGYDLTAEHSVYVRDGVRGQGVGRRLMLPLIEDARQRGLHVLIGGVDADNAGSIAFHEALGFDQGVRLREVGRKFDRWLDVQFMQLFL; this is encoded by the coding sequence ATGACCGCCCCCACCGTGACCGTCCGCCCCGCCACCCGCGAGGATGTCCCCGCCATTCTGGACATCTACAATCACGCGGTCATTCACACCACCGCCACCTACGACCTGGAGCCGGTCAGCCTCGCCTCGCGCCTGGCCTGGTTCGACGAGAAAACCCAGTCCGGCTGGCCGGTGTGGGTCGCCGAAAAGGCGGAGGAAGTGCTCGGCTGGGCTACATATGGCCCCTTTCGGGCCAAAGCCGGCTACGACCTGACTGCTGAGCACAGCGTGTATGTCAGGGACGGCGTGCGCGGCCAGGGCGTGGGCCGCCGGCTCATGCTGCCCCTGATCGAGGATGCCCGGCAGCGCGGCCTGCACGTCCTGATCGGCGGAGTCGACGCTGACAACGCGGGGAGCATTGCGTTTCACGAGGCCCTGGGGTTTGACCAGGGCGTGCGGCTGCGCGAAGTCGGACGCAAATTCGACCGCTGGCTCGACGTCCAGTTCATGCAACTCTTCCTGTAA
- a CDS encoding diguanylate cyclase encodes MKVRQLILLWQLPFWLLLLGSALLLNSALEGRVTATRQATQTRMRTEELAGVLQAVVDMETSVRGYVIVGDEAFLEPYRAAQASLPQRFERLKEPNRPTTRTEVLRLEALLKRWQIEVADPEITARRAGQEAEARRLVQRGTGKRLIDQVRAQIQVLNRSEVQHLRADETRAARQLQHLRRALLAAGLLLLAGSVAATVVLASRLTRAFQALALAAQRLSAGEPDVRVAPSGVQEFQQIGAAFNTMSAELQESQALAQSRQVDLEQRNTQMRSLSELSDWLQAARSLNEGAEVLGRALPALLPDTQGTLLMFNASRNLLTPLVAWGLPEGAARASSPDECWALRRGEARFPDEGRFAPPCLSSGLPGNREYMCFPLFVHGETLGVLRFQGASAEPPLLFADKTELRHLLVPLTRQLGLALSALQLQDRLRDQSRRDPLTGLANRRHLEEELDRQVSLSVSTASPLSLVALDIDHFKRLNDTFGHDAGDAVLVQMGQTLRKLTPAGALAARPGGEEFCLLLPGFTGDEALALAEQVRAAIEGWSLAHAGISLGRITASLGVSTWGDTATSGPALVKAADEALYQAKHAGRNRVVLAGTRLDEPQTDTAEPLS; translated from the coding sequence ATGAAGGTGCGCCAGCTGATCTTGCTGTGGCAGCTGCCATTCTGGCTTTTGCTGCTGGGTTCGGCGCTGCTGCTCAACAGCGCGCTGGAGGGGCGGGTGACCGCCACCCGGCAGGCGACGCAGACCCGTATGCGGACCGAAGAACTGGCCGGCGTCTTGCAGGCGGTGGTGGATATGGAAACCAGCGTGCGGGGCTACGTGATTGTGGGCGACGAGGCCTTTTTGGAACCGTACCGGGCCGCGCAGGCGTCCCTGCCGCAGCGCTTCGAGCGGCTCAAGGAGCCGAACCGGCCGACCACCCGCACGGAAGTGCTGCGCCTGGAAGCGCTGCTGAAGCGCTGGCAAATCGAGGTGGCCGACCCGGAGATTACCGCGCGCCGGGCTGGACAGGAGGCCGAGGCACGCCGCCTGGTGCAGCGTGGCACCGGCAAGCGCCTGATCGATCAGGTGCGCGCCCAGATCCAGGTGCTCAACCGGAGCGAGGTGCAGCACCTCAGGGCCGATGAAACCAGGGCGGCCCGGCAGCTTCAGCATTTGCGGCGGGCGCTGCTGGCGGCCGGGCTGCTGCTGCTGGCGGGCAGCGTGGCGGCCACCGTGGTGCTGGCCTCCCGGCTGACTCGGGCGTTTCAGGCGCTGGCGCTCGCCGCGCAGCGGCTCAGTGCCGGGGAGCCGGACGTGCGGGTGGCCCCCAGCGGCGTGCAGGAGTTCCAGCAGATCGGGGCGGCCTTCAATACCATGAGTGCCGAGTTGCAGGAGTCTCAGGCGCTGGCGCAGTCGCGGCAGGTCGACCTGGAGCAGCGCAATACCCAGATGCGCTCGCTGAGTGAACTGAGTGACTGGCTTCAGGCGGCGCGTTCCCTGAACGAGGGGGCGGAGGTGCTGGGCCGCGCCCTGCCTGCGCTGCTGCCGGACACACAGGGCACGCTGCTGATGTTCAATGCCTCGCGCAATCTGCTGACGCCATTGGTAGCGTGGGGGTTGCCGGAAGGGGCGGCGCGGGCATCCTCGCCGGATGAATGCTGGGCGCTGAGGCGCGGTGAGGCGCGCTTCCCGGACGAGGGCCGTTTCGCACCGCCGTGCCTGTCGAGCGGCCTTCCGGGCAACCGCGAGTACATGTGTTTCCCCCTGTTCGTGCACGGGGAAACGCTGGGCGTGCTGCGCTTCCAGGGCGCGAGTGCAGAGCCTCCACTTCTTTTTGCCGATAAAACCGAGCTGAGGCACCTGCTGGTGCCCCTGACGCGCCAGCTGGGGCTGGCCCTCTCGGCCCTGCAACTTCAGGACAGGTTGCGCGATCAGTCGCGCCGCGACCCCCTGACCGGCCTGGCAAACCGCCGTCACCTGGAAGAAGAACTGGACAGGCAGGTGAGTCTGTCGGTCAGCACAGCTTCGCCGCTCTCGCTGGTGGCGCTGGACATCGATCATTTCAAGCGCCTCAACGACACCTTCGGCCATGACGCCGGCGACGCCGTGCTGGTGCAGATGGGGCAGACGCTGCGCAAACTTACCCCGGCGGGCGCCCTGGCCGCGCGGCCCGGCGGCGAGGAATTCTGCCTGCTGCTGCCCGGCTTCACAGGCGACGAGGCCCTGGCCCTGGCCGAGCAGGTCAGGGCCGCCATCGAGGGCTGGTCGCTGGCGCACGCGGGCATCTCGCTGGGCCGCATCACCGCGTCCCTGGGCGTCTCGACCTGGGGCGACACCGCGACCTCCGGCCCGGCCCTGGTCAAGGCCGCCGATGAGGCGCTGTACCAGGCCAAGCACGCCGGGCGCAACCGCGTGGTGCTGGCCGGTACCCGTCTGGATGAACCTCAGACCGACACGGCGGAACCCCTATCCTGA
- a CDS encoding glutamate-5-semialdehyde dehydrogenase, translating to MTTAVSSSSSIRDLAVRAKQAARTLRSLPTVQKAEALRAIAAQLRLREDVILAANARDVQAALAAGLPGHMVDRLRLDARALEGIASDVEAVSRLPDPVGESSAARTLPSGITVRQVRVPLGVLGVIYESRPNVTVDTATLALMSGNAVILRGGKETVHSNAALEEAIHAALHAQNLPAGAVQVIRDPARERMLELLRLDDLVDAIIPRGGAGLHRFCVENATVPVIVGGIGVVHLYLDGSFVQEGPDVQKAADIVLNAKTQKPSACNALDTLLVGRAALPKLPEVVRPLLQAGVTLKADPESLAQLAQAGLDAQPAADADYGTEFLALTASLKVVEGLEEALDFIAEHGGHTDVILTRDDAQAARFMQDVDSAAVMVNASPRFNDGGQLGLGAEVAISTQKLHARGPMGLRELTTSKWVVQGDGQVRS from the coding sequence ATGACCACGGCCGTTTCCTCCAGTTCCTCCATCCGCGACCTGGCGGTGCGGGCCAAGCAGGCGGCCCGGACGCTGCGTTCCCTGCCTACAGTGCAGAAGGCCGAGGCCCTGCGCGCCATCGCGGCACAGTTGCGCTTGCGAGAGGACGTGATTCTGGCGGCAAATGCGCGGGACGTGCAGGCGGCGCTGGCGGCGGGCCTGCCGGGGCACATGGTGGACAGGTTGCGCCTGGACGCGCGGGCGCTGGAAGGCATCGCCTCGGATGTGGAAGCGGTGTCGCGCCTGCCGGATCCGGTGGGGGAAAGCAGTGCGGCGCGGACGCTGCCCAGCGGCATCACGGTGCGGCAGGTGCGCGTGCCGCTGGGGGTGCTGGGCGTCATTTACGAGAGCCGCCCGAACGTAACGGTGGACACCGCCACGCTGGCTTTAATGAGCGGCAACGCGGTCATTCTGCGCGGCGGCAAGGAGACGGTGCACAGCAACGCGGCGCTGGAAGAGGCCATTCACGCGGCCCTGCACGCCCAGAACCTGCCGGCAGGGGCAGTGCAGGTGATCCGCGACCCGGCGCGCGAGCGCATGCTGGAGCTGCTGCGGCTGGACGACCTGGTGGACGCCATCATTCCGCGCGGCGGGGCGGGCCTGCACCGCTTCTGCGTGGAGAACGCCACAGTGCCGGTCATCGTGGGCGGCATCGGGGTGGTTCACCTCTACCTCGACGGGTCGTTCGTGCAGGAAGGGCCAGATGTGCAGAAAGCGGCGGACATCGTGCTCAACGCCAAAACCCAGAAGCCCAGCGCCTGCAATGCCCTGGACACGCTGCTGGTGGGCCGGGCCGCGTTGCCGAAACTGCCCGAGGTGGTGCGGCCCCTCTTGCAGGCGGGCGTGACCCTGAAGGCCGACCCGGAAAGCCTGGCGCAGCTGGCCCAGGCCGGCCTGGACGCACAACCCGCCGCTGACGCCGATTACGGCACGGAATTCCTGGCATTGACCGCCAGCCTGAAAGTCGTGGAGGGGCTGGAGGAGGCGCTGGACTTCATCGCCGAACACGGCGGGCACACCGACGTGATCCTCACGCGGGACGACGCGCAGGCCGCCAGATTCATGCAGGACGTGGACAGCGCCGCCGTGATGGTGAACGCCAGCCCACGCTTCAACGACGGCGGACAGCTGGGCCTGGGGGCGGAGGTGGCGATCAGTACCCAGAAACTGCATGCTCGCGGCCCCATGGGTCTGCGTGAACTGACGACCAGTAAGTGGGTGGTGCAGGGGGACGGGCAGGTGCGTTCCTAG
- the proB gene encoding glutamate 5-kinase, with protein sequence MRVVLKLGTSVLTAGSDRLHRPRLVELMRDISAVRAAGHEVVLVTSGAVLAGWEALGFPPRDRTLAEKQLLSAVGQSRLMHLYALVAELYGLDVAQILLTAADFRHRTRYLNARTTLDSCLRRGVLPIINENDAVATSEIRVGDNDTLSAFVANLAEADLLVILTDAPGLYTADPRTHPEATLIPVVERVTPDVWALAGGAGSHRGTGGMHTKIQAAEIATRAGTPVVVAPGDAPEALRRLVAGEALGTRFLENGTRLEARKRWILAEIAPGSVELDEGAARAVRERGGSLLPAGIHRVNGPFERGHTVRLLGPGGQEVARGLTRYPSSDLALIAGRHSRDIEAVLGFTHGPEAVHRDDLVRL encoded by the coding sequence ATGCGCGTGGTGTTGAAACTGGGAACGAGTGTCCTGACGGCCGGGTCGGATCGCCTGCACCGCCCGCGCCTGGTGGAGCTCATGCGTGACATTTCCGCCGTGCGCGCGGCCGGGCACGAGGTGGTGCTGGTCACCAGCGGCGCGGTGCTGGCGGGCTGGGAGGCGCTGGGTTTCCCGCCGCGTGACCGGACGCTGGCCGAAAAGCAGCTGCTGTCGGCGGTCGGCCAGAGCCGCCTGATGCACCTGTATGCGCTGGTGGCCGAACTGTACGGCCTGGACGTGGCGCAGATCCTGCTGACGGCGGCCGATTTCCGCCACCGCACGCGTTACCTGAACGCCCGCACCACCCTGGACAGCTGCCTGCGGCGCGGCGTGCTGCCGATCATCAACGAGAACGATGCGGTCGCCACCAGCGAAATCCGGGTGGGGGACAACGACACCCTCTCGGCCTTCGTGGCGAACCTGGCGGAAGCTGACCTGCTGGTCATCCTGACGGACGCGCCGGGCCTGTACACCGCCGACCCGCGCACCCACCCGGAAGCGACCCTGATTCCGGTGGTCGAGCGCGTCACGCCGGACGTGTGGGCGCTGGCGGGCGGGGCGGGCAGTCACCGGGGCACCGGCGGAATGCACACCAAAATCCAGGCGGCAGAGATCGCCACGCGGGCCGGCACGCCCGTGGTCGTTGCGCCGGGGGACGCGCCCGAGGCGCTGCGCCGCCTGGTGGCCGGCGAGGCGCTGGGCACGCGCTTTCTGGAAAACGGCACGCGCCTGGAAGCCCGCAAACGCTGGATTCTGGCCGAAATTGCGCCCGGCAGCGTCGAACTGGACGAGGGGGCCGCCCGCGCCGTGCGCGAACGCGGGGGAAGCCTGCTGCCCGCCGGTATTCACCGCGTGAACGGCCCCTTCGAGCGCGGCCACACCGTGCGCCTGCTGGGGCCGGGCGGCCAGGAAGTGGCCCGGGGCCTCACGCGCTACCCCAGCAGCGACCTGGCCCTGATCGCCGGACGCCACTCGCGCGACATCGAAGCCGTCCTGGGCTTCACCCATGGCCCCGAAGCGGTGCACCGCGACGACCTGGTGCGGTTGTAA
- a CDS encoding carboxymuconolactone decarboxylase family protein, producing MWESGGIRLTDRERHTVPLGMLAALGRGKELGGHVRATANRGVSERDLSDVLQWVAIYAGVPAALGAFNTARRVYTEKPEG from the coding sequence ATGTGGGAATCGGGCGGAATCCGTCTTACCGACCGCGAACGCCACACGGTTCCCCTGGGTATGCTGGCCGCGCTGGGCCGCGGAAAGGAGCTGGGAGGCCACGTCCGAGCCACCGCCAATAGGGGCGTCAGCGAACGTGACCTGAGCGACGTGCTGCAATGGGTCGCCATTTACGCGGGTGTGCCGGCTGCCCTGGGCGCCTTCAACACTGCCAGGCGCGTGTATACGGAGAAACCTGAAGGCTGA
- a CDS encoding RsmD family RNA methyltransferase, translating into MSIRILGGSAKGRELKVPESARPSGVRLRKGLFDLLASRAPADEFPTFLDLHGGSGAIGLEAASRGYAVTFIEKDNRAFKALETNARQLELRVKVLRGDAGQLLPRLGRFDLIFSDPPYEADIPALTRRLLDSDHLTEGGLLICQHPDRLSLPEHPAYTLDVREYGSNTLSIYEKGTVKEE; encoded by the coding sequence TTGAGCATCCGAATCCTGGGCGGCAGCGCCAAAGGCCGCGAACTGAAAGTGCCGGAGAGTGCCCGACCCAGCGGCGTACGCCTCCGCAAGGGCCTTTTTGACCTGCTGGCTTCCCGCGCCCCCGCCGACGAATTCCCCACCTTCCTCGACCTGCACGGCGGCAGCGGCGCCATCGGCCTGGAGGCCGCCAGCCGGGGATACGCCGTGACCTTCATAGAAAAGGACAACCGCGCTTTCAAGGCGCTGGAAACCAACGCCCGGCAACTGGAACTCCGGGTCAAGGTGCTGCGCGGGGACGCCGGTCAGTTGCTTCCGCGCCTGGGACGTTTCGACCTGATCTTCAGCGACCCCCCCTACGAAGCGGACATTCCCGCCCTGACCCGGCGCCTGCTGGACAGCGACCACCTGACCGAGGGTGGCCTGCTGATCTGCCAGCACCCGGATCGCCTGAGCCTGCCTGAGCACCCCGCTTATACCCTGGACGTGCGTGAATACGGCAGCAACACCCTCAGCATCTACGAAAAAGGTACTGTGAAAGAGGAATGA
- the coaD gene encoding pantetheine-phosphate adenylyltransferase, translated as MTAVFPGSFDPITSGHMDVLTRASRMFDQVTMTVMHNARKQGKNLFTLEERLHILRAATAHLPNVSVDSFSGLLVDYVAQLNAPPYKAVIIRGLRAVSDFEYELQIAHLNRQIGEAETVFIMAATRWSFVSSSMVKEIASYGGDISEMVPRVSADALKTKFAEAYAERAVNQG; from the coding sequence ATCACCGCCGTTTTTCCGGGTTCGTTCGACCCCATCACCAGCGGACACATGGACGTCCTGACGCGGGCCAGCCGCATGTTCGACCAGGTCACCATGACCGTCATGCACAACGCCCGCAAACAGGGCAAGAACCTCTTTACCCTGGAGGAACGCCTGCACATCCTGCGGGCCGCCACCGCCCACCTGCCCAACGTCAGCGTGGACAGTTTCAGTGGCCTGCTGGTCGATTACGTGGCGCAACTGAACGCCCCGCCGTACAAGGCCGTGATTATTCGTGGCCTGCGGGCCGTCAGTGACTTCGAGTACGAACTGCAGATCGCGCACCTCAACCGCCAGATCGGCGAGGCCGAGACCGTGTTCATCATGGCCGCCACCCGCTGGAGTTTCGTGAGCAGCAGCATGGTCAAGGAGATCGCCAGTTACGGCGGCGACATCAGCGAAATGGTGCCGCGCGTCAGCGCCGACGCCCTCAAGACTAAATTTGCCGAAGCGTACGCCGAACGCGCCGTGAACCAGGGATAG
- the topA gene encoding type I DNA topoisomerase, giving the protein MSKTLVIVESPAKARTIEKYLGKGYTVESSIGHIRDLPKSAADIPEKYKGKAWARLGLDVENDFQPLYVVAPEKRQHVAKLKKMAQDADEIILATDDDREGESIAWHLYQELKPKVPVKRMVFHEITKDAIQQAIANPRQINKDLVEAQEARRALDRLYGYEVSPVLWKKVAPKLSAGRVQSVATRMLVERERERMKFVSATWWDLLVSAMTQDGHFFPARLTDVNGQKLAAGKDFDPLTGKLKEGANARLLNETEARGLADGLKGQPLSVVSAEEKPFTQRPYPPFITSTLQQEGSRKLGFAATRTMRAAQRLYEGGYITYMRTDSTNLSSEAVTAARQQVTQMYGANFLSPQPRVYTKKAKNAQEAHEAIRPAGSTFRTPDQLKNELSGDELRLYDLIWKRTVASQMADARGRSLRVRLGGKAQRLNGGGGEDVALSASGRTIDFPGFLRAYVEGSDDPAAALEDRETPLPPLKQGERVTADSVKPEGHETQPPARYTEASLVQALEAAGIGRPSTYASIIGTIQDRGYATKKGQALTPTWTAFATSALLEHHFGRLVDYDFTAKMEEDLDDIAGGREHRVPYLRRFYLGEPSQSGDVQGMALKPTIERQMGEIDARGIATIRVPRLEGSGIEVRVGRYGPYMERGETKANLPEDLAPDELTAEKAEELLSRPSGDREIGTDPETGHPVLARAGRYGPYVTLGAENPPLKTASLFPSDNLNDITLDRALQLLSLPRLVGTSAGEEIWAMNGKYGPYIKRGTDSRSLATHEQIFTVGLQEAEALFLLPRFRARSAPAGPLKSFEYEGRAAIQLKDGRFGPYLTDGEKNATLRKGETPDNLSAERALEILEERGKEPQKKAGKTTGTRKTAAKTTSKTATRSAAKKAPAKKTAVKKPAAKAKAPAKTPLTWTELKPHLSVLTDQERRLVTATREQGRKVEDVAPEIGLDVKKAKGMALQASKKLNQAARGE; this is encoded by the coding sequence ATGTCCAAAACCCTCGTTATCGTCGAATCGCCTGCCAAAGCCCGCACCATCGAGAAGTACCTCGGAAAGGGGTACACGGTGGAGTCCAGCATTGGGCATATCCGCGATTTGCCGAAAAGTGCCGCCGACATCCCCGAGAAGTACAAGGGGAAAGCCTGGGCACGCCTGGGGCTGGACGTGGAGAACGACTTCCAGCCTCTCTACGTGGTCGCTCCCGAGAAACGGCAGCATGTGGCGAAACTGAAGAAGATGGCGCAGGACGCCGACGAGATCATCCTGGCGACCGACGATGACCGCGAGGGCGAAAGCATCGCCTGGCACCTGTACCAGGAGTTGAAGCCGAAGGTTCCGGTGAAGCGCATGGTGTTCCACGAGATCACGAAGGACGCCATTCAGCAGGCCATTGCCAACCCGCGCCAGATCAACAAGGATCTGGTGGAAGCGCAGGAGGCCCGCCGGGCGCTGGACAGGCTGTACGGGTACGAGGTCAGCCCCGTGCTGTGGAAGAAAGTGGCCCCGAAACTGAGTGCGGGGCGCGTGCAGAGTGTGGCGACCCGTATGCTGGTCGAACGCGAACGCGAGCGCATGAAGTTCGTTTCCGCGACCTGGTGGGACTTGCTGGTGAGCGCCATGACGCAGGATGGGCATTTCTTCCCCGCCCGCCTCACCGATGTGAACGGTCAGAAACTCGCAGCGGGGAAGGACTTCGATCCGCTGACCGGGAAACTCAAGGAAGGCGCGAATGCCCGCCTGCTGAACGAAACGGAAGCCAGGGGGCTGGCCGACGGGTTGAAGGGTCAGCCCCTGAGCGTGGTTTCTGCCGAGGAGAAACCGTTCACGCAGCGGCCGTACCCACCTTTTATTACGTCCACCCTGCAGCAGGAAGGCAGCCGCAAGCTGGGCTTTGCCGCCACGCGCACCATGCGGGCCGCCCAGCGCCTGTACGAGGGCGGGTACATCACCTACATGCGCACCGACAGCACCAACCTGAGCAGCGAGGCCGTGACCGCCGCCCGCCAGCAGGTCACGCAGATGTACGGCGCGAACTTCCTGTCGCCGCAGCCCCGCGTGTACACCAAGAAAGCCAAGAACGCCCAGGAAGCCCACGAAGCTATTCGCCCGGCGGGCAGCACCTTCCGCACGCCGGATCAGTTGAAGAATGAACTGAGCGGTGATGAGCTGCGCCTGTACGACCTGATCTGGAAACGCACCGTCGCCAGCCAGATGGCCGACGCCAGAGGCCGCAGCCTGCGTGTGCGCCTCGGCGGCAAAGCGCAGCGTTTAAATGGAGGGGGCGGGGAGGACGTGGCCCTGAGTGCCTCGGGCCGCACCATCGACTTTCCCGGCTTCCTGCGCGCCTACGTGGAAGGCAGTGACGACCCCGCCGCCGCCCTCGAAGACCGCGAAACGCCCCTTCCCCCCCTGAAGCAGGGTGAGCGCGTGACCGCCGACAGCGTGAAACCCGAGGGGCACGAAACCCAGCCGCCCGCCCGCTACACCGAAGCCAGCCTGGTGCAGGCCCTGGAAGCCGCCGGCATCGGGCGACCCAGCACCTACGCCAGCATCATCGGCACCATTCAGGATCGGGGGTACGCCACCAAGAAGGGCCAGGCGTTAACCCCCACCTGGACGGCTTTTGCCACCTCAGCCCTGCTGGAGCACCATTTCGGTCGGCTGGTCGACTACGACTTCACCGCCAAAATGGAAGAAGACCTGGATGACATCGCCGGGGGCCGCGAACACCGCGTGCCGTACCTGAGGCGCTTCTACCTGGGTGAGCCGTCCCAGAGTGGGGACGTTCAGGGCATGGCTCTGAAACCCACCATCGAGCGGCAGATGGGCGAAATTGACGCCCGGGGCATCGCCACCATTCGCGTGCCCCGCTTGGAGGGCAGCGGCATCGAGGTGCGCGTGGGGCGGTATGGCCCGTACATGGAGCGCGGCGAAACGAAGGCGAACCTGCCGGAAGACCTCGCGCCGGACGAATTGACCGCCGAGAAAGCCGAGGAACTTCTCTCCCGCCCCAGCGGAGACCGCGAGATCGGCACCGATCCCGAAACCGGGCACCCGGTGCTGGCCCGCGCTGGCCGCTACGGCCCTTACGTCACGCTGGGCGCCGAGAATCCGCCGCTCAAGACCGCCAGCCTGTTCCCGAGCGACAACCTCAACGACATCACGCTGGACCGTGCCCTGCAACTCCTGAGCCTGCCGCGCCTGGTGGGCACCAGTGCCGGCGAGGAAATCTGGGCCATGAACGGCAAGTACGGCCCCTACATCAAACGCGGCACCGACAGCCGCAGCCTCGCCACCCACGAGCAGATCTTTACGGTGGGGTTGCAGGAAGCCGAAGCCCTGTTCCTGTTGCCGCGTTTCCGTGCCCGCAGCGCCCCCGCCGGGCCTCTGAAATCATTTGAGTACGAAGGCCGCGCCGCCATTCAACTGAAGGACGGACGCTTCGGCCCGTATCTCACCGACGGCGAGAAGAACGCCACCCTGCGCAAAGGGGAAACGCCCGACAACCTGAGCGCCGAGCGCGCCCTGGAGATTCTGGAGGAACGCGGCAAGGAACCCCAGAAGAAAGCCGGAAAAACAACCGGAACGCGCAAGACCGCTGCAAAAACCACCAGCAAAACAGCAACGAGATCAGCCGCGAAGAAAGCCCCAGCCAAGAAAACAGCAGTTAAAAAACCTGCCGCGAAAGCCAAAGCACCCGCAAAAACGCCCCTCACCTGGACCGAACTGAAACCCCACCTGAGCGTCCTGACCGATCAGGAACGCCGCCTCGTTACCGCCACCCGCGAACAGGGCCGCAAAGTCGAGGACGTGGCCCCCGAAATCGGCCTGGATGTGAAAAAAGCCAAGGGAATGGCGTTACAGGCCAGCAAGAAACTGAATCAAGCGGCACGGGGAGAGTAG
- a CDS encoding cupin domain-containing protein, which yields MNIPRPHHQTTHTTANATVTPLATQGSGATQTSVIRQRMAPDHANPTHTYTHEEIMVVLSGTVSVTVGEDTSELSSGDTLIVPASTPHSVRNQSSTAAEWLIISPAASQIHGPDHAARRGGIKGHRNTESHQFKAQQSAHSAHLPRTTSSLAAWRFRPAGSPSHPIPLSSGIAPDCGYRTTETAPR from the coding sequence ATGAACATCCCTCGCCCACACCACCAGACCACGCACACCACCGCCAACGCCACCGTCACGCCCCTCGCCACGCAGGGCAGCGGCGCAACACAGACCAGCGTCATCCGGCAGCGCATGGCCCCCGACCACGCCAACCCCACGCACACCTACACGCACGAAGAAATCATGGTGGTGCTCAGCGGAACGGTCAGCGTCACCGTAGGCGAGGACACCAGCGAACTGAGCAGCGGCGACACCCTGATCGTGCCGGCCAGCACCCCACACAGCGTCCGTAACCAGAGCAGTACGGCCGCCGAATGGCTGATCATCTCCCCCGCCGCCAGCCAGATCCACGGCCCAGACCACGCCGCCAGACGAGGAGGCATCAAGGGACACCGGAACACTGAGTCGCACCAGTTCAAGGCACAGCAGTCAGCTCACTCAGCGCACCTCCCTCGAACAACAAGTTCGCTTGCAGCGTGGCGCTTTCGGCCGGCAGGTAGCCCCTCGCATCCAATCCCACTTTCATCAGGAATTGCCCCGGACTGCGGGTATCGCACAACAGAAACCGCACCTCGGTAG